From Verrucomicrobiia bacterium, the proteins below share one genomic window:
- the hemC gene encoding hydroxymethylbilane synthase, with the protein MNTNRTLFIATRGSALALAQANMILSRCRAEFPQGNFELRIIKTTGDKLQTASLAQESKSLPKGLFTKELEVALLDGSADLAVHSLKDLPTELPAGLKLGAVGGKREDVRDVLLYRDERIGAKLRGFPPRMNIADLPTGATIATSSTRRKAQLLAQNSNLKTPDIRGNVLTRLQKLMNQPELDGTVLALAGITRLHYRVTAEGYLTGPDVPEGILATVLDPEVMLPCVGQGAIGIELRSDDPAISELCDKLNDLPTLQAVTAERAFLAAMGGGCQSPVGAYAERAGANLKMRVASFIGETRRADGQGAADEAAELGQRLAAQLR; encoded by the coding sequence TTGAATACGAATCGCACTCTCTTCATCGCGACGCGCGGCAGCGCACTGGCATTGGCGCAGGCGAACATGATTCTTTCCCGTTGCCGCGCAGAATTTCCGCAGGGAAATTTTGAGTTGAGAATCATCAAGACCACGGGAGATAAACTTCAAACCGCCTCCCTCGCGCAGGAGAGTAAATCGCTTCCAAAGGGATTGTTCACCAAGGAACTCGAAGTCGCGTTGCTCGACGGTTCCGCAGACCTGGCGGTTCACAGTCTGAAGGATCTTCCCACGGAACTTCCCGCCGGGCTCAAGCTGGGAGCCGTTGGCGGAAAGCGGGAGGACGTCCGCGACGTGCTGCTCTACCGCGATGAGCGGATCGGCGCTAAACTGCGTGGTTTTCCGCCGCGCATGAACATCGCCGACCTCCCAACCGGCGCTACAATCGCCACGAGCAGCACGCGTCGCAAGGCGCAGTTGCTCGCTCAGAATTCGAACCTCAAGACGCCAGACATCCGCGGCAATGTCCTGACGCGCCTGCAGAAGCTCATGAATCAGCCTGAGCTCGACGGGACGGTTCTCGCGTTGGCGGGCATCACGCGGCTGCATTATCGCGTAACAGCAGAAGGATATTTGACGGGACCTGATGTCCCTGAGGGAATTCTCGCGACGGTTCTGGATCCTGAGGTGATGCTGCCCTGCGTGGGCCAGGGAGCGATTGGAATTGAATTGCGAAGCGATGATCCTGCCATATCAGAGCTCTGCGATAAGTTGAATGATCTTCCCACGCTGCAAGCCGTCACCGCTGAGCGTGCATTCCTAGCGGCGATGGGCGGCGGATGTCAGAGCCCGGTCGGCGCATATGCGGAACGCGCAGGAGCCAATCTGAAAATGCGCGTTGCGTCATTCATCGGCGAAACGCGCCGCGCTGACGGCCAGGGCGCAGCGGACGAAGCTGCCGAGCTGGGCCAGCGACTCGCCGCCCAGCTTCGTTGA
- the ccsA gene encoding cytochrome c biogenesis protein CcsA produces MPWLTDRHFFLLAVIVYGCSMLYSIFLWRHGFRKDDRVNYCLLAVAFALHTTAMVLRGFSFNRCPVNNLYEAITFLSWTIVASYLVLGLFSRLRFVGAFASPILFAIGVFALMPPLDQVRGPAPNFHTDWGSIHGTLILLSCGAFGLSAIAGAMFLTQEHDLKYQKQRAMFSMLPPIQRLERVMNRLLAAGIILLTLGLAFAPLLIREAEAQGREFRGDPILYYSGFIWVVYCILFVSRWKFGQVGRRFAWGLVGSFAFVLLTFWGFILISPLHTQ; encoded by the coding sequence GTGCCCTGGTTGACTGACCGACATTTTTTTCTTCTCGCTGTGATCGTTTACGGTTGCAGCATGCTCTACTCGATTTTTCTTTGGCGCCACGGATTTCGCAAAGATGATCGAGTGAATTACTGCCTTCTCGCGGTGGCGTTCGCATTGCACACCACGGCAATGGTGCTGCGCGGATTCTCCTTCAATCGCTGTCCCGTCAACAACTTGTATGAGGCCATCACGTTTCTGAGCTGGACCATTGTGGCGAGCTACCTCGTGCTCGGCTTGTTCAGCCGCCTGCGGTTTGTGGGCGCGTTTGCATCGCCGATCCTGTTTGCCATCGGCGTGTTTGCCCTGATGCCGCCGCTCGACCAGGTGCGCGGGCCGGCTCCCAATTTCCACACCGACTGGGGCAGCATTCACGGCACGCTGATCCTGCTCTCCTGCGGCGCCTTTGGGTTGAGCGCGATCGCGGGAGCGATGTTTCTCACGCAGGAACACGATTTGAAGTACCAAAAACAACGCGCGATGTTCTCGATGCTTCCTCCCATTCAACGGCTCGAGAGGGTGATGAACCGCCTCCTTGCGGCGGGCATCATTCTGCTCACCCTCGGACTCGCGTTTGCACCATTATTAATTCGCGAAGCCGAGGCGCAGGGCCGGGAATTTCGGGGGGACCCTATCCTCTACTATTCCGGATTCATCTGGGTGGTTTATTGCATTCTGTTCGTGTCGCGCTGGAAGTTCGGCCAGGTCGGCCGCCGCTTTGCATGGGGGCTCGTCGGCAGTTTCGCCTTTGTTCTGCTCACTTTCTGGGGTTTCATCCTGATCTCTCCGCTGCACACCCAATGA
- a CDS encoding type II secretion system protein translates to MKIKTSRKAGFTLVEIMIVVAIIGLLAAIAIPNFVRARSTSQKNACINNLRQIDGAKQQQLLEEGNNATLAKTDLAKYMGRGSAGSFPTCPKTKTDTYAVGAADVAPSCSNTSAEYPHTLAESGGGGS, encoded by the coding sequence ATGAAAATTAAAACCTCCCGCAAGGCCGGCTTCACGCTGGTGGAAATCATGATCGTGGTTGCGATCATCGGCCTCCTGGCTGCAATCGCGATCCCGAACTTCGTGCGCGCGCGCTCGACCTCCCAGAAGAATGCCTGCATCAACAATCTTCGCCAGATTGACGGCGCGAAGCAGCAGCAGTTGCTTGAAGAAGGCAACAACGCCACTCTCGCCAAGACTGACCTGGCCAAGTATATGGGCCGCGGATCCGCTGGCTCGTTCCCGACCTGTCCGAAGACGAAAACCGACACGTATGCTGTCGGAGCAGCGGACGTTGCCCCGAGCTGCTCGAACACGTCAGCAGAGTATCCTCACACGCTGGCCGAATCCGGTGGCGGCGGCAGCTAG
- a CDS encoding O-antigen ligase family protein: MLEEVRRDELPGTSSPEGNGRVSPACKLGQGLLLAFAAGYPLVTWSGWIASTHAKSWVLAGFTTLIGILLLNHVWRVPSPRLVSKRMQWIPLVWVFLSVYTCFLLGPSLDAFGFTFVTFVWSQLVIRHSTWAGNLPKSVLHLLLWFSAVAWVCTFATKYQYVALSGNHYGKTGFVSLGCCTLVFVAVVLWFRQVSDVKRAMVWMVRGGAVACLLGLWQFFDQKGLATRLFPDLLKDPRSMGTSGHANWFSTYLLLLFPLATCCFLSVRRPLWLAACGLIYANILTAQTRGAWVALASFLVIAVFTQKEFRKRMLLLGLVMALVTAALAPLHNWQLLKRANSLKDQASLAAAGASHAGTGRLGFWKYAVNRLPRHAVIGSGLDTYAEVAPAGTKAPNTKAHSIYFEYALCLGIPGLVLYLGFLWRCAGGTAHSLLSWTLKATIATYLVQGVFIHDTLHSWPLVWLIAALAVVLRRNDIPTVDAHSVRPPGS; encoded by the coding sequence ATGCTTGAGGAGGTGCGTCGCGACGAGTTGCCGGGCACTTCCAGCCCGGAGGGAAACGGCCGCGTTTCGCCTGCCTGCAAACTGGGTCAAGGGCTCCTCCTGGCATTTGCCGCGGGTTATCCGCTCGTCACGTGGTCAGGTTGGATTGCAAGCACCCACGCGAAGTCCTGGGTTCTCGCCGGATTCACCACGCTCATCGGGATATTGCTGCTGAATCATGTCTGGCGCGTCCCCTCCCCGAGGCTAGTATCGAAACGGATGCAATGGATACCCCTGGTTTGGGTTTTCCTAAGCGTGTATACGTGTTTCCTCCTCGGTCCCTCGTTGGACGCTTTCGGCTTCACATTCGTCACGTTCGTGTGGTCTCAGCTGGTGATTCGCCACTCAACTTGGGCGGGCAACCTTCCGAAAAGCGTTCTTCACCTGTTGCTTTGGTTTAGCGCGGTTGCCTGGGTTTGCACCTTTGCAACCAAATATCAATACGTGGCCCTCTCGGGGAATCATTATGGCAAGACCGGCTTTGTATCCCTGGGCTGCTGCACCCTGGTCTTTGTTGCGGTGGTATTATGGTTCCGTCAGGTGTCCGACGTAAAAAGGGCCATGGTTTGGATGGTCAGGGGCGGCGCTGTTGCCTGCCTTCTTGGATTGTGGCAGTTCTTCGATCAAAAAGGTTTGGCGACGCGCCTTTTTCCCGACCTTTTGAAGGATCCCCGATCGATGGGAACGTCGGGCCACGCCAATTGGTTTTCCACGTATTTGCTCCTGCTGTTTCCCCTCGCGACGTGCTGCTTCCTTTCAGTTCGACGGCCTCTCTGGCTTGCTGCCTGTGGATTGATCTATGCAAACATCCTCACGGCACAGACTCGTGGCGCCTGGGTCGCGCTTGCGTCGTTTTTGGTAATCGCGGTTTTCACACAGAAAGAATTTCGCAAACGGATGCTGCTGCTCGGCCTTGTGATGGCGCTTGTCACGGCGGCGCTTGCGCCTTTGCACAATTGGCAACTTCTGAAGCGGGCAAATTCGCTGAAAGACCAGGCTTCCCTGGCAGCAGCCGGGGCATCCCACGCGGGAACCGGGCGTCTGGGATTCTGGAAATACGCCGTCAACCGTTTGCCCAGGCACGCGGTTATCGGATCGGGATTGGATACATATGCGGAGGTGGCACCCGCCGGCACCAAGGCCCCGAATACAAAAGCGCATTCCATTTATTTCGAGTACGCGCTGTGTTTGGGTATTCCTGGGCTGGTCCTCTATCTCGGCTTTTTGTGGCGATGCGCAGGCGGGACCGCCCACTCGCTGCTTTCGTGGACGTTGAAAGCAACCATCGCAACCTATCTTGTGCAGGGAGTGTTCATTCACGACACCCTTCACTCGTGGCCGCTCGTTTGGCTGATTGCAGCCCTCGCTGTCGTGTTACGCAGGAATGACATTCCTACGGTCGATGCCCACAGTGTGCGCCCGCCGGGTTCGTGA
- the hemA gene encoding glutamyl-tRNA reductase, giving the protein MPIVVIGLSHRSAPVAIRERFAFEDARIPAVLRLLRDQQIVDEAVILSTCNRVEIYAATRQQAASTFTELRNFLMTCHEYRDPLTDEIYVLGEPDSVHHLFRVACGLDSMVLGETEILGQLKKAYELSLQHQHTGPRLNKAFQRAFNVAKHVRTETAIQRGSISVASVSVELAEKIFESLKGRQVMVIGAGDMSEKTARALLSRGATGLVVANRSLERAAILAQELGGRAVQFEDWAAEFEKTDIAISSTSAPNHILDRTRLAPLMKTRRNRPLLLIDIAVPRDIDPEVILIPNVYLYNVDDLQTIADDYLAHRRDEVARCEQIIRDKARPLLEPPPGGEGNPMRPAFGR; this is encoded by the coding sequence ATGCCCATCGTTGTCATCGGTCTAAGTCATCGCTCCGCTCCCGTTGCCATACGGGAACGGTTTGCATTCGAGGACGCGCGCATCCCGGCCGTGCTCCGGCTGCTGCGGGACCAACAGATCGTCGACGAAGCGGTGATCCTGTCGACCTGCAACCGTGTTGAAATTTACGCGGCCACCCGGCAGCAGGCGGCCTCGACGTTCACCGAACTGCGAAACTTCCTGATGACCTGCCACGAATATCGGGATCCGTTGACGGACGAAATCTACGTCCTGGGCGAACCCGACAGCGTGCATCACCTCTTCCGTGTGGCGTGCGGGCTGGACTCGATGGTGCTCGGCGAAACAGAAATCCTGGGCCAGTTGAAGAAGGCTTATGAGCTTTCGCTTCAGCATCAGCACACGGGCCCCCGTTTGAACAAGGCATTCCAACGGGCGTTCAACGTTGCGAAGCATGTGCGCACCGAAACCGCCATTCAACGCGGCAGCATTTCAGTCGCATCCGTTTCGGTTGAGCTCGCCGAAAAGATTTTTGAATCCCTCAAGGGTCGACAGGTAATGGTGATTGGCGCAGGCGACATGAGCGAAAAAACCGCGCGCGCCTTGCTATCCCGCGGCGCAACGGGGCTGGTGGTGGCAAACCGGTCACTCGAACGTGCCGCAATTCTCGCCCAGGAATTGGGCGGACGCGCGGTGCAGTTCGAAGATTGGGCCGCTGAATTTGAGAAAACTGACATCGCCATCAGCAGCACGTCCGCCCCGAATCATATTCTGGATCGCACGCGGCTCGCCCCGCTGATGAAGACGCGAAGAAACCGCCCGCTGCTGCTGATCGACATCGCTGTTCCGCGAGACATCGATCCCGAAGTCATTCTGATCCCAAACGTATATCTCTACAATGTCGATGACCTGCAAACCATAGCGGACGATTATCTCGCGCATCGGAGGGATGAAGTTGCGCGCTGTGAACAGATTATTCGCGACAAGGCCAGGCCCTTGCTGGAGCCGCCACCAGGTGGGGAAGGCAATCCGATGCGGCCCGCCTTCGGCCGTTGA
- a CDS encoding ABC transporter ATP-binding protein, with translation MNAILKTENLRVEYRSREIKHETKVALKGLNLTVNAGEVFGFLGPNGAGKTTTMNVLLGYVNPSAGNAYLFDVNVREPIARQRIGYLPELTYYYKFLTAEELLRFYAKIFEIPAAETEQRINRLLKLVDLDHARKRPIRTYSKGMQQRAGLAQALINNPDLLLLDEPTSGLDPLGRMKVREIIQRLKDEGKTVFFSSHELGEVETVCDRVAILHRGELKVEGRVADLIQEHQANLEQIFLKIVGYQPQAQL, from the coding sequence ATGAATGCCATTCTCAAGACAGAAAATTTGCGGGTGGAGTATCGGAGCCGCGAAATCAAACACGAGACGAAGGTGGCTCTCAAGGGCCTGAACCTCACTGTGAATGCCGGCGAGGTGTTCGGTTTCCTCGGGCCCAACGGAGCGGGCAAAACCACCACGATGAATGTCCTGCTCGGCTATGTAAACCCGAGCGCGGGCAATGCTTATCTTTTCGATGTCAACGTGCGGGAACCCATCGCGCGCCAGCGAATCGGTTACCTTCCCGAGCTGACCTACTACTACAAGTTTCTCACTGCAGAAGAACTCCTCCGGTTTTACGCAAAGATCTTCGAAATACCAGCGGCTGAAACCGAGCAGCGAATTAACCGCCTCCTGAAGCTGGTCGACCTGGACCACGCCCGAAAGCGACCCATCCGCACGTATTCAAAGGGTATGCAGCAACGGGCCGGGCTGGCGCAGGCGCTCATCAATAATCCTGACCTGCTCCTGCTCGACGAGCCTACAAGCGGCCTCGATCCGCTCGGACGCATGAAGGTGCGCGAGATCATACAGCGTTTGAAGGACGAGGGAAAAACAGTGTTCTTTTCCTCTCACGAACTCGGCGAGGTGGAAACCGTTTGCGATCGGGTGGCGATCCTGCATCGGGGCGAATTGAAAGTTGAAGGACGGGTCGCCGACCTCATTCAAGAGCATCAGGCCAATCTCGAGCAGATTTTTCTGAAAATCGTGGGTTACCAGCCTCAGGCGCAATTATGA
- a CDS encoding S8 family serine peptidase encodes MSLAQWQMLAADTLHWNTNNNRVSADIASAPLLRALEGVSHLTGWHVFLESNASRNVSAKFSDLPSGEALRILLGNLNFALVPGSNSPARLYVFHTLQRNATLRVQPGAISAASQKSKPILNELELILRPGASLGNLPCLENAKVLGRIDSINAYRLQLNDEASAQAVRECLANHPDVESIESSYAIERPDGAQQLAQSGSADFDLQLKEPTGDCAPIVAVLDTRGMQSVPKEYAKFLLPGLSVIDSANREGAAAPVSAGELTHGLAMVHTVLQSVQTTTSSGSSGVRVLPVDIYGNNPTTSTFDVARGIQQAVNNGANIINMSLGSNGDSTVLHNLIKKASDQGVVFFGAAGNEPVTTPVYPAAYPEVVAVTAGNRAGQVADYANRGAFVDLMTPGTTVISLDGKSYVMNGTSAATAYASGIAAALADMNRNCPPGVIPTMKSKLGVTSVPQAY; translated from the coding sequence ATGTCACTAGCGCAGTGGCAGATGCTGGCTGCCGACACCCTGCACTGGAACACGAACAACAACCGGGTGAGTGCAGATATTGCCTCTGCCCCCCTGTTGCGCGCTTTGGAAGGTGTCTCGCATTTGACTGGGTGGCATGTGTTTCTGGAATCGAATGCCTCGCGAAATGTATCGGCGAAATTCAGCGACCTTCCTTCCGGCGAAGCATTGCGCATCCTTCTCGGCAACTTGAACTTTGCCCTCGTTCCAGGAAGCAACTCTCCCGCGCGCCTGTATGTGTTTCACACCCTTCAACGAAACGCGACATTGCGGGTTCAACCCGGCGCGATCTCTGCAGCTTCGCAAAAATCCAAGCCCATCCTGAACGAGTTGGAACTTATCCTTCGGCCTGGCGCAAGCCTTGGTAATCTGCCATGCCTCGAAAACGCAAAGGTTTTGGGCCGCATTGATTCAATCAATGCCTATCGACTTCAACTCAACGATGAAGCCTCTGCTCAGGCAGTCCGCGAGTGCCTGGCAAACCATCCCGATGTCGAGTCGATCGAGTCCAGCTACGCCATTGAACGCCCAGACGGAGCCCAACAACTGGCGCAGTCCGGCTCGGCCGATTTCGATCTGCAACTGAAGGAACCGACGGGCGACTGCGCACCCATCGTTGCCGTGCTCGATACACGCGGGATGCAATCGGTGCCCAAGGAATACGCAAAGTTTCTTCTGCCCGGCCTCAGTGTCATCGACAGTGCGAATCGGGAAGGCGCGGCCGCACCCGTGTCCGCTGGCGAACTGACGCATGGACTGGCCATGGTCCACACCGTCCTTCAAAGCGTTCAAACGACGACATCGAGCGGCAGTTCCGGCGTTCGTGTCCTGCCGGTCGACATCTACGGCAACAACCCGACGACGAGCACATTCGACGTGGCCCGCGGAATTCAACAAGCCGTCAACAACGGCGCGAACATCATCAACATGAGCCTTGGCAGCAATGGCGACAGCACCGTACTGCACAACCTCATCAAGAAGGCGTCAGATCAGGGCGTTGTCTTTTTTGGAGCTGCTGGAAATGAACCGGTAACCACCCCCGTATATCCCGCCGCGTATCCGGAAGTCGTTGCTGTCACTGCTGGCAACAGGGCCGGCCAGGTTGCGGACTATGCCAATCGTGGCGCCTTCGTCGACCTCATGACGCCAGGGACAACGGTCATTAGCCTGGACGGAAAATCCTATGTGATGAATGGGACGTCGGCTGCGACGGCATATGCGTCAGGCATCGCAGCCGCCCTCGCTGACATGAACCGCAACTGCCCGCCTGGCGTGATCCCGACCATGAAGAGCAAGCTGGGAGTGACAAGTGTACCGCAAGCATACTAA
- a CDS encoding DUF362 domain-containing protein — protein sequence MTRRQWLTTGVLGGAAILSGAGLLHTWQRHRRSAVAIVKASNYLLPLEKLIVRGLLELGIDAATVKDKRILLKPNLVEVDSSAPHVNTHPALVRAAVTAFRRLGAASVIVAEGSGHCLDTLLVFEESGLREVLATDRTAFVDLNYQDPWLVKNRTRFSTLPRLAFPRIFRETDWIVSMPKMKTHHWAGVTLSMKNLFGVMPGSYYGWPKNVLHQAGLNECIADIALNLRPQLAIVDGIVGMEGDGPIMGDPVDAGVIVMGTDLPAVDATCARIMDVDPARVQHLHMAGKEGFAIDEARITQVGESIESVRRPFRLLPHIAAQQNLRS from the coding sequence ATGACACGCAGGCAATGGTTAACAACTGGCGTGCTCGGCGGTGCGGCAATCCTCAGCGGTGCAGGCCTTCTCCATACATGGCAACGTCACAGGCGGTCCGCGGTGGCGATCGTCAAAGCATCGAATTATTTGCTCCCGCTGGAAAAGCTCATCGTCCGAGGCTTGCTGGAACTGGGGATTGATGCTGCAACGGTTAAAGACAAACGCATCCTTTTGAAGCCTAACCTGGTGGAAGTCGATTCTTCGGCTCCGCACGTGAACACGCATCCAGCATTGGTGCGCGCGGCTGTGACGGCTTTTCGACGCCTGGGTGCCGCCTCCGTCATCGTGGCGGAAGGCTCGGGACATTGCCTGGATACGTTGCTCGTCTTTGAAGAGAGCGGCCTGCGCGAAGTCCTCGCCACGGATCGCACTGCATTCGTTGACCTGAATTACCAGGATCCCTGGCTGGTAAAAAATCGCACGCGATTTTCCACCCTGCCGCGTCTTGCGTTCCCCCGCATCTTCCGAGAAACGGATTGGATCGTGTCGATGCCAAAGATGAAGACGCATCATTGGGCCGGTGTGACATTGTCCATGAAGAATCTTTTTGGTGTCATGCCAGGAAGCTATTATGGCTGGCCCAAGAATGTGCTCCATCAGGCGGGCCTCAATGAATGCATCGCCGATATTGCTTTGAACCTAAGACCGCAGCTGGCGATCGTCGACGGCATCGTCGGAATGGAAGGGGACGGGCCGATCATGGGCGATCCTGTTGATGCCGGTGTGATTGTCATGGGCACCGATTTGCCAGCTGTAGACGCGACCTGCGCTCGGATTATGGACGTGGACCCCGCGCGTGTTCAGCACCTTCATATGGCAGGCAAGGAAGGATTTGCAATCGATGAGGCGCGGATCACCCAAGTGGGCGAATCCATTGAGTCCGTTCGCCGCCCCTTTCGTCTGTTGCCCCATATCGCTGCCCAGCAAAATTTGCGTTCCTGA